In Priestia megaterium NBRC 15308 = ATCC 14581, the following proteins share a genomic window:
- a CDS encoding DNA-dependent RNA polymerase subunit epsilon has protein sequence MIFKVYFQEKMSEVAVRENTKTVYVNADSERDVRQKLKARSINIEFVQAVTGDYLEYEQQHEDFKVLEI, from the coding sequence ATGATTTTTAAAGTTTATTTTCAAGAAAAAATGAGTGAAGTAGCTGTACGTGAAAATACAAAAACAGTGTATGTGAACGCAGATTCTGAGCGTGACGTTCGTCAAAAGTTAAAAGCGCGTTCAATTAATATTGAGTTTGTTCAAGCAGTGACTGGAGACTATCTAGAATATGAACAACAGCATGAAGATTTTAAAGTATTGGAGATATGA